One part of the uncultured Fibrobacter sp. genome encodes these proteins:
- a CDS encoding OmpA family protein produces the protein MKTRNLLVISAMAAAFSFAAEEAEGPNAVEACQTAIDNAAKNIPANATSAKYTLAAAKANLMDLDAAYNDDAESEQTKALAAKCDTYAKTIAAQAETQKVRNSTAEKWEKRAATARSIEAIQEQINKARTGKVNDLEAEKAKMKDQEARLQAEMQQNQEKFQAEAAAQEAALKAANQREADLQKELAEERAKAEARQQEAMNKLNELQSQMIQVTKSARGIILSMSDILFAVNKADLKADLKTSLAKVAGILSVYQQFNVSIEGNTDNTGSEEHNMKLSQQRADNVKAFLVEQGIAENRLTAKGLGMTMPVADNSTKEGRQKNRRVDLVIQDKALQQQEAK, from the coding sequence ATGAAAACGAGAAATCTTTTAGTAATTAGTGCCATGGCAGCAGCATTCTCCTTTGCTGCCGAAGAAGCCGAAGGTCCGAACGCTGTAGAAGCATGCCAGACCGCAATTGATAACGCAGCCAAGAATATTCCGGCCAACGCCACCTCTGCAAAGTACACTCTTGCTGCCGCCAAGGCCAACCTCATGGATCTCGACGCCGCCTACAACGACGATGCCGAATCTGAACAGACCAAGGCTCTCGCCGCCAAGTGCGACACCTACGCCAAGACGATTGCCGCCCAGGCCGAAACCCAGAAAGTTCGCAACAGCACTGCTGAAAAGTGGGAAAAGCGCGCCGCTACCGCTCGTTCTATCGAAGCTATTCAGGAACAGATCAACAAGGCCCGCACCGGTAAGGTGAACGACCTCGAAGCCGAAAAGGCCAAGATGAAGGACCAGGAAGCCCGCCTCCAGGCCGAAATGCAGCAGAACCAGGAAAAGTTCCAGGCCGAAGCTGCCGCCCAGGAAGCCGCTTTGAAGGCTGCCAACCAGCGTGAAGCCGACCTCCAGAAGGAACTTGCCGAAGAACGCGCCAAGGCCGAAGCTCGCCAGCAGGAAGCCATGAACAAGCTGAACGAACTGCAGTCCCAGATGATTCAGGTGACCAAGTCCGCCCGCGGCATTATCCTTTCCATGTCGGACATCTTGTTCGCCGTGAACAAGGCTGACCTTAAGGCAGACCTCAAGACGAGTCTTGCCAAGGTGGCCGGTATTCTTTCTGTGTACCAGCAGTTCAATGTGTCCATTGAAGGTAACACCGACAACACTGGTTCCGAAGAACACAACATGAAGCTTTCCCAGCAGCGTGCCGATAACGTGAAGGCATTCCTTGTGGAACAGGGTATCGCCGAAAATCGACTCACAGCCAAGGGTCTCGGTATGACCATGCCGGTCGCCGACAACTCCACCAAGGAAGGCCGCCAGAAGAACCGTCGCGTGGACCTCGTGATCCAGGACAAGGCTCTTCAGCAGCAGGAAGCGAAGTAA
- a CDS encoding HDIG domain-containing metalloprotein, with the protein MKKKQTRLHFIIGWVLIVAAAIFMFPDKNIALQSERPHLGQVSTRTIVAPINFEVPKSEQEIEAEKTRAAEKVNAIFGYNSDETNRVSEDLKSFLHKLAQYGSLQIQINQLTASGESDSTLQSKVVQASRIYEVLKQRISTSAIKPLSLNSKARDSLMNVFNRMLQAGVSNTFIASTETAAQLYRDNYNLQDFKYIVYTKPNITLIKDNEKTTVEASNIQPLRRRIDEAFAQLQMSFPNEQGLLSAFYETLFVFMMPNVFYLEKETIASREDARKKVTLIKGMVPRGMEIVAQGAPITKEILEKIDALQRAQQKEENSKTFTAIYGNALIFVLIISFFFLFLYNTPSRGMFKNARQLWSLIALAMLQIIAFWVIHHLSGSINNINISIIPENLDLMWIYPFAFAPITATVLYDRHIGLAFTVFSAMIFGILNGYDLAAMTCAIAVTIAATAPIARMRYRVQFVWGIIVGVLAMAAAISVMFLLRNRLSFEAFYQNLMAASANIVLCYALTSVALIHLMERIFGITTVLTLMEMSDFNRPALKRISEYAPGTFHHSIQVSNLAEHVADSIGANSLLVRVMALYHDIGKTMRPEYFTENQKQGINPHNNIDPLQSVKIITGHVEQGTALANEYNIPSLVAAGIREHHGSSIIQYFYHKALENAKETGEEVKVEDYSYKGPKPQSKETAILMLADIIEATSRSMTDTSPEALAAMIHKTIESRFTEGQFNECNLSIRELFKLERAFLDSLDGTYHTRVKYPGQK; encoded by the coding sequence ATGAAAAAGAAACAGACTAGACTTCATTTTATTATCGGCTGGGTTTTGATTGTCGCCGCCGCGATTTTCATGTTCCCCGATAAGAACATCGCGCTCCAGTCCGAACGCCCGCACTTGGGCCAGGTGAGCACGCGTACAATTGTCGCCCCCATCAACTTCGAAGTGCCCAAATCCGAACAGGAAATCGAAGCCGAAAAGACCCGCGCCGCCGAAAAGGTAAACGCTATTTTCGGTTACAACAGCGACGAGACGAACCGAGTCTCCGAAGACCTCAAGTCGTTCCTGCACAAGCTCGCCCAGTATGGTTCCTTGCAAATCCAAATTAACCAGCTGACCGCAAGCGGCGAAAGCGACTCTACCCTGCAGTCCAAGGTGGTGCAGGCATCCCGCATTTACGAAGTCTTAAAGCAGCGCATTTCTACTTCGGCCATTAAACCGCTGAGCCTTAACTCCAAGGCCCGCGACTCGCTCATGAATGTATTCAACCGCATGCTTCAGGCCGGCGTTTCTAACACATTCATCGCCAGCACCGAAACGGCAGCCCAGCTTTACCGCGACAACTACAACCTGCAAGATTTCAAGTACATCGTCTACACCAAGCCGAACATCACGCTCATCAAGGACAACGAAAAGACGACAGTCGAAGCAAGCAACATCCAGCCGCTCCGCCGCCGTATCGATGAAGCATTCGCCCAGCTCCAGATGAGCTTCCCCAACGAACAGGGACTTTTGAGCGCCTTCTACGAAACGTTGTTCGTGTTCATGATGCCGAACGTTTTCTACCTCGAAAAAGAAACCATCGCAAGCCGCGAAGACGCCCGCAAAAAGGTGACACTTATTAAGGGCATGGTGCCGCGCGGTATGGAAATCGTGGCGCAGGGCGCACCCATTACCAAGGAAATTCTCGAAAAAATTGACGCCTTGCAGCGCGCCCAGCAGAAAGAAGAAAACTCCAAAACCTTTACCGCCATCTACGGTAACGCCCTTATCTTTGTCCTGATTATCTCGTTCTTCTTCTTGTTCCTGTACAACACGCCCTCTAGAGGCATGTTCAAGAACGCACGCCAGCTTTGGAGTTTGATTGCTCTTGCCATGCTCCAGATTATCGCTTTCTGGGTCATTCACCACCTGTCTGGAAGCATCAACAACATCAACATTTCCATCATTCCCGAAAATCTGGACCTCATGTGGATTTACCCGTTCGCCTTTGCGCCGATTACCGCGACCGTGCTTTACGACCGCCACATCGGCCTTGCGTTCACCGTATTTTCGGCCATGATTTTTGGCATCTTGAACGGCTACGATCTGGCCGCCATGACATGCGCGATTGCCGTGACCATCGCAGCAACCGCACCGATTGCCCGCATGCGCTACAGAGTGCAGTTCGTCTGGGGTATTATCGTGGGCGTTTTGGCAATGGCCGCTGCCATTAGCGTGATGTTCCTGCTGCGCAACAGACTTTCGTTCGAAGCTTTCTACCAGAACCTGATGGCCGCAAGCGCAAACATCGTGCTTTGCTATGCCTTGACATCTGTCGCCCTGATTCACTTGATGGAACGCATTTTCGGTATCACCACGGTGCTTACGCTTATGGAAATGTCGGACTTTAACCGCCCGGCCCTCAAGCGCATTTCGGAATACGCCCCCGGTACATTCCACCACAGCATTCAGGTATCCAACCTTGCCGAACACGTGGCCGACAGCATTGGTGCCAATTCCCTGCTGGTGCGCGTAATGGCGCTTTACCATGACATCGGTAAGACCATGCGCCCGGAATACTTTACCGAAAACCAGAAGCAAGGAATCAACCCGCACAACAACATCGACCCGCTGCAGTCAGTGAAGATCATTACCGGACACGTGGAACAGGGTACCGCCCTTGCCAACGAATACAATATTCCGTCGCTCGTGGCCGCAGGCATCCGCGAACACCACGGTTCTTCGATTATCCAGTACTTCTACCACAAGGCTCTTGAAAACGCCAAGGAAACTGGCGAAGAAGTCAAGGTCGAAGATTACAGCTATAAGGGCCCTAAGCCGCAGAGCAAGGAAACGGCTATCTTGATGCTCGCCGACATTATCGAAGCGACCAGCCGTTCCATGACCGACACGAGCCCCGAAGCTTTGGCCGCCATGATCCACAAGACCATCGAAAGCCGCTTCACCGAAGGCCAGTTCAACGAATGTAACCTGTCCATTAGGGAACTATTCAAGCTCGAACGGGCATTCCTGGATAGTTTGGATGGAACGTACCATACTCGCGTGAAGTACCCGGGACAGAAATAA
- a CDS encoding class II fructose-bisphosphate aldolase, which translates to MAVSYKELGLVNTREMFAKAVKGGYAIPAFNFNTMEQMQAIVQAAVKQKSPVIMQVSKGARNYANGTILRYMAQGAVEYAKELGCANPQIVLHLDHGDSFELCKDCIDNGFSSVMIDGSALPYEENIALTKKVVEYAHQHDVTVEAELGVLAGVEDEVQAEESHYTKPEEVIDFATRTGCDSLAISIGTSHGAYKFKPEQCTRDPKTGKLVPPPLAFDVLHAIEKKLPGFPIVLHGSSSVPQDEVDTINAHGGKLPDAVGIPEEQLREASKSAVCKINIDSDSRLAMTAAIRKYFDEHPEHFDPRQYLKPARENMQKMYEHKIVDVLGSNNKL; encoded by the coding sequence ATGGCAGTTTCTTACAAGGAACTCGGCCTGGTGAACACCAGGGAAATGTTTGCAAAGGCTGTTAAGGGTGGCTACGCTATCCCGGCTTTCAACTTCAACACCATGGAACAGATGCAGGCCATCGTGCAGGCTGCTGTCAAGCAGAAGTCTCCGGTGATCATGCAGGTCTCTAAGGGTGCTCGTAACTACGCAAACGGCACCATCCTCCGCTACATGGCCCAGGGTGCTGTTGAATACGCCAAGGAACTCGGCTGCGCCAATCCGCAGATCGTGCTCCACCTCGACCACGGTGACTCTTTCGAACTCTGCAAGGACTGCATCGACAACGGTTTCTCTTCCGTGATGATCGACGGTTCTGCTCTTCCGTACGAAGAAAACATCGCCCTCACCAAGAAGGTTGTTGAATACGCTCACCAGCACGACGTGACCGTCGAAGCTGAACTCGGCGTGCTCGCCGGCGTGGAAGACGAAGTCCAGGCAGAAGAATCTCACTACACCAAGCCGGAAGAAGTGATCGACTTCGCTACCCGTACGGGCTGCGACTCCCTCGCTATCTCCATCGGTACTTCTCACGGTGCATACAAGTTCAAGCCGGAACAGTGCACTCGCGACCCGAAGACTGGCAAGCTCGTTCCGCCTCCCCTGGCATTCGACGTGCTCCACGCCATCGAAAAGAAGCTCCCGGGCTTCCCGATCGTGCTCCACGGTTCTTCTTCTGTTCCGCAGGACGAAGTGGACACCATCAACGCCCACGGTGGTAAGCTCCCGGATGCCGTCGGTATTCCGGAAGAACAGCTCCGCGAAGCTTCCAAGTCCGCTGTTTGCAAGATCAACATCGACTCTGACAGCCGTCTCGCTATGACTGCCGCTATCCGTAAGTATTTCGACGAACATCCGGAACACTTCGACCCGCGCCAGTACCTCAAGCCGGCTCGCGAAAACATGCAGAAGATGTACGAACACAAGATCGTTGACGTTCTTGGTTCCAACAACAAGCTGTAA
- a CDS encoding RICIN domain-containing protein — MKFFSPALCSFALVACLAGNAFSAVEYTLHKSANPTSDEQDAYKRITTVMDSAVKMYNTYSNLSKFINVYYAPGVPTAEASSNGDLRFGENRSYMVVPTAMHEMAHTMGVGTTSEYAATCVDGVFRNDKVQAKLREMDGPNAELHCDRQHIWPYGLNQASEAKSEQDLINHVILVETIYQQLFKVAFYKEGRIKSLGDTKKCMGITSSNALELMDCKDTATFVKIFSVGDNPVTYYIQLGNRVVDIPNESTAAGIRAATYGYNGGAHQRYVFEGAPVNTPNAFYLKNYKSGHYLQSVSNTVVQNPKQQNDSFIWQIQETIKEDTSATDTSAADTSVADTSKQDTSKTDIAAKQIVRMQQLRLPTRTFDLKGRAVRKQALSRRRGTILFNR, encoded by the coding sequence ATGAAATTTTTTAGCCCCGCATTATGTTCTTTTGCCTTAGTGGCTTGCCTTGCTGGCAATGCCTTTTCGGCTGTTGAATACACTTTGCACAAGTCTGCGAATCCGACTTCCGATGAGCAAGATGCCTATAAGCGCATCACGACTGTCATGGATTCGGCCGTCAAAATGTATAACACTTATTCGAACCTCTCGAAGTTCATCAACGTCTATTACGCACCTGGCGTGCCCACGGCCGAGGCCAGCAGTAACGGTGACTTGCGCTTTGGCGAAAACCGTAGCTACATGGTGGTGCCCACAGCCATGCACGAGATGGCGCACACGATGGGTGTCGGAACCACGTCGGAATATGCGGCAACATGTGTAGACGGTGTCTTCAGGAATGACAAGGTTCAGGCGAAACTTCGTGAGATGGATGGCCCGAACGCGGAACTCCATTGCGATCGTCAGCATATCTGGCCGTATGGTTTGAACCAGGCAAGCGAAGCCAAGTCCGAACAGGACCTGATCAACCATGTGATTCTCGTGGAGACCATTTACCAGCAGCTGTTCAAGGTGGCGTTCTACAAAGAGGGGAGAATCAAGTCCCTTGGCGATACAAAAAAATGCATGGGAATCACTTCGAGTAACGCTCTGGAATTGATGGATTGTAAGGATACGGCGACCTTCGTGAAGATTTTCTCGGTGGGCGACAACCCGGTTACATACTACATTCAGCTCGGGAACCGCGTCGTGGATATCCCGAACGAATCCACAGCGGCTGGCATTAGAGCGGCAACCTACGGTTATAATGGCGGTGCTCACCAGCGGTATGTATTTGAAGGCGCTCCGGTCAATACACCGAACGCATTCTACCTCAAGAATTACAAGAGCGGGCATTATCTGCAGTCGGTGAGTAATACCGTAGTGCAGAATCCGAAACAGCAGAACGATTCGTTCATCTGGCAGATTCAGGAAACTATCAAGGAAGATACTTCGGCTACAGACACTTCAGCTGCAGATACCTCTGTCGCGGATACGAGCAAGCAAGATACTTCCAAGACGGATATTGCCGCAAAGCAAATTGTCCGCATGCAGCAACTCCGCCTGCCGACGAGAACCTTCGACCTTAAGGGCCGCGCTGTTCGCAAGCAGGCGCTAAGCCGCAGGCGTGGGACGATTTTATTTAACAGGTGA
- a CDS encoding DUF3098 domain-containing protein yields MDKKNIILIAVGVLLLVIGFICLATGPADNPVSLTVAPLILVAAYLVVIPVGILWKGKKQDK; encoded by the coding sequence ATGGATAAAAAGAATATCATTCTTATTGCAGTCGGTGTGTTGCTCCTTGTTATCGGATTCATTTGCCTCGCCACTGGCCCTGCAGACAATCCGGTTTCTCTCACGGTTGCACCGCTTATCTTGGTTGCCGCCTATCTCGTGGTCATTCCGGTCGGAATCCTCTGGAAAGGCAAAAAGCAGGACAAGTAA
- a CDS encoding zinc ribbon domain-containing protein has protein sequence MLCPHCHSEIKDNATFCPHCGSDKDTGWSEGAEFTDLETPDYDEIVENEFGEKKNKANPLAIAAAIIVALAFIAAMVLH, from the coding sequence ATGCTCTGTCCTCATTGCCATTCAGAAATTAAAGACAACGCCACGTTCTGCCCGCATTGCGGGAGCGACAAAGATACCGGCTGGTCCGAGGGCGCGGAATTTACCGACCTCGAGACACCAGATTACGACGAAATTGTCGAGAATGAATTCGGCGAAAAGAAGAACAAGGCGAACCCGCTCGCCATCGCGGCCGCCATTATTGTTGCGCTCGCGTTTATCGCGGCGATGGTCCTGCACTAA